The Anolis carolinensis isolate JA03-04 chromosome 2, rAnoCar3.1.pri, whole genome shotgun sequence genome has a window encoding:
- the grk6 gene encoding G protein-coupled receptor kinase 6, which produces MELENIVANTVLLKAREGGGGNRKGKSKKWRQMLQFPHVSQCEDLRHALEGDYHSLCEKQPIGRLLFRQFCETRLELMRCVKFLDAVAEYEVTPDENRKECGQQLIDTYLNPQSADHVPEVPLELVTLCSERLEEEEPGKELFKESTKLIHDYLSVAPFADYLDSIYFNRFLQWKSLERQHVTKNTFRQYRVLGKGGFGEVCACQVRATGKMYACKKLEKKRIKKRKGEAMALNEKQILEKVNSRFVVSLAYAYETKDALCLVLTLMNGGDLKFHIYHMGEAGFEEPRAVFYAAEICCGLEDLHHERIVYRDLKPENILLDDHGHIRISDLGLAVYVPEGQTIKGRVGTVGYMAPEVVKNERYTFSPDWWALGCLLYEMIEGQSPFQQRRKKIKREEVERLVKEVQEEYSEKFSPASRSLCSMLLCKDPMDRLGCGDAGAQGVKEHPLFKHLNFKRLEAGMLDPPFKPDPQAIYCKDVLDIEQFSTVKGVELEPTDHDFYHKFATGSVPIPWQNEMIETECFKELNVFGPDGAVPPDLDWKGQQPTVPKKGLLQRLFSRQDCCGNCSESEEEPTRL; this is translated from the exons GTGGAGGCGGAAATCGAAAGGGCAAGAGTAAGAAATGGCGCCAAATGCTGCAGTTTCCCCATGTCAGCCAGTGTGAAGATCTTCGGCATGCCTTGG AGGGAGACTACCACAGTTTGTGTGAGAAGCAACCCATTGGCCGCCTACTCTTCCGGCAGTTCTGTGAAACGCGACTTGAGCTGATGCGCTGTGTCAAGTTCTTGGATGCTGTG GCAGAGTATGAAGTGACCCCTGATGAGAATCGGAAAGAGTGTGGGCAGCAGCTGATCGACACATACTTGAATCCTCAG AGTGCGGACCATGTGCCTGAAGTGCCCTTGGAGCTGGTAACTTTGTGTTCTGAACGACTGGAGGAGGAGGAACCGGGTAAAGAGCTCTTTAAGGAATCTACCAA GCTCATCCATGACTATCTTAGTGTGGCACCTTTTGCTGACTACCTtgatagcatttattttaaccgTTTCCTGCAATGGAAATCTCTAGAAAG GCAGCACGTGACCAAGAACACTTTTCGTCAGTACCGTGTACTGGGCAAAGGAGGCTTTGGAGAG GTGTGTGCTTGCCAGGTGCGAGCCACTGGGAAAATGTATGCCTGCAAGAAGCTTGAGAAGAAGCGGATTAAAAAACGGAAGGGGGAAGCCATGGCTTTGAATGAGAAGCAGATACTGGAGAAAGTGAACAGTAGGTTTGTA GTGAGTCTGGCTTATGCTTATGAAACTAAAGACGCCCTCTGCTTGGTCTTGACTCTCATGAATGGCGGGGATCTGAAGTTCCACATCTACCACATGGGGGAGGCAGGCTTTGAGGAGCCGCGAGCTGTTTTCTATGCTGCTGAAATCTGCTGTGGTTTGGAAGATCTTCACCATGAGCGGATAGTGTACAG GGATTTGAAACCAGAGAATATTTTGTTAGACGACCATG GTCACATCCGCATTTCTGACCTGGGGCTTGCTGTATATGTTCCAGAGGGACAGACAATAAAAGGCCGGGTGGGAACAGTTGGCTACATGG CTCCTGAAGTCGTGAAGAATGAGCGCTACACATTCAGCCCTGACTGGTGGGCTTTAGGATGCCTGCTCTATGAGATGATTGAGGGCCAGTCTCCATTCCAGCAGcgcaggaaaaaaataaaacgcGAAGAAGTGGAACGGTTGGTGAAGGAAGTGCAAGAAGAGTATTCTGAGAAATTCTCACCTGCTTCACGGTCTCTCTGCTCCATG CTCCTGTGCAAAGATCCAATGGACCGGCTGGGATGTGGAGATGCTGGTGCCCAGGGGGTGAAAGAACACCCTCTCTTTAAACATTTGAATTTCAAGCGGCTGGAAGCTGGGATGCTAGACCCACCGTTTAAACCCGAT CCCCAGGCTATTTATTGCAAAGATGTATTGGACATTGAGCAGTTCTCCACAGTCAAGGGAGTAGAGCTGGAGCCCACAGATCATGATTTCTACCATAAGTTTGCAACAGGAAGTGTTCCTATTCCTTGGCAAAATGAG aTGATAGAAACAGAGTGTTTCAAGGAGCTAAATGTCTTTGGTCCTGATGGCGCTGTGCCTCCTGATCTGGACTGGAAGGGGCAACAACCTACTGTGCCAAAAAAAGGTCTACTTCAACGTCTCTTCAGCCGACAG GACTGTTGTGGGAACTGCAGTGAAAGTGAAGAGGAACCCACTCGCCTATAG